CTCTTGTATATATCTAGGACCATTCTTCAACTCAATCACATGTGTCCTCTTTCCAGAAGCTTGAactaattcccctattcctaTCTTCATCTTGCACTTCAAACTCCTATCAATGTTAGAGAGCAGTGATTCGTGAGATGTCATGTGATTACTGCACCTACTATCAACATACCAAACACCAAAGTCAGTTGGTTTTGAAAGCGAGTGAGAGGCATAGAACATGTTGGTTCTCTCCGATGCTTGATTCTTTGCAAAATGTGCAATTGGTCCAGACTTGTTCTGTATATTTCTTGTGCAATTTCTAGAAATTTGACCAAACTTGCTGCATCTGTGACACTTGAATTTATCCTTGAACCAACATTCACCATAGTACAGCTTGTTGCAGTGCTTACAGGTTCCCTTGTTCTGATCATTCCTCCAATTTTCATTCTTCCAGTTTTGCTTTCCACCTGAATTGGGTTTATCCTCCCACTTATTTCTTTTAGTCTTCCAATTCTTCTTGGACTGACCACTACCTGAAGAGGATGAGGAACTGGCTCCCTTCACACTCATAGTAGCAAACGCCTTTCAACAGTATTCTCAGAGTGCCTCTCAAGCCTTTGCTCGATCGCATTCTGGGTTGCCACAACTTCCCGCACTTCTATTGCATCAAGATCCTTGGTTTGTTCAATGACAGTGCAAACAGGGTCATAAGTCTTGGTAAGACTCATCAATAATTTCTGCACTATTCTGTTCTTAGATAACTCTCCTTCAAAGTTTTTAATTTGAGCACCCATGctctttatttcatttatcaATTCAAATAATCTAGTCAAATAAGTAGATAGAGATTCATCTTCACGCATACGAGTATACTCAAAAACTCTTCTCAAACCTTGTACTTTGACTGACCTTACACAATCATCTCCTCTGTATTCTTGCTGTAACAAATCCCAGGCTCCTTTTGTAGTCACCTCATATGAAATTCTGGGAAAGAGCTCATCTGAAATAGCTCCTTGGATGAGGTCCAGTGCTTTTGCATCTTGCTTCAGAAGCTCAGACAACGCCGACTTGTCCGATGTCTTCGTCTCCTTCATCTTGGCTTTTGGATCTGGAGTTGGTACACCTTCTTCAACCAGATCCCATACAATCTAAGGATCGTCGTCATTCTAATCCTCCAGAGCAAATAGTTTTCTCCATTGAAAATTAGAGTTCGTGACTCCCTTCCAACCGAACCAGACATATGAGACTAAATCGATTTAGGTATGAAGATTTTGCGTTGAAATCTTTGAATACTTTCAGCGAAAACAATGCCCAGATTCAAGATCGAACCTGGCTCAATGATACCATGTTTTGGATTTTAGGAAGGAAAGGGAAGGACAAGAAGAATGACGGCAAAATTCGATATTTCAGACAAAATGAACACGCCTGATGTAGTGCCCGATTTGGGTACTGTAGCAATTGTTCTTGCCCGATATTTATAGAAATGAATGCACTGGCTCATGTTGAGCTCAGctacacacacatacacacacacacacacacacacacacacacacacacacatatatatatatatatgtataaacaGTTACATCCAGATTAGTACAAAATTGATCTGCCAATGTGTGTATGACACTTGGCAATTTCCTACAAGCCTTTTAGCCACAAAATTCTCGCAACCGTAAATGGAAATTAAGCTGTTACTTAGTCATAATTAGTTGTAAAACTATAAAACTGTAAAAGTAAATCAGTAAAACCAATTTACACATCAACAGGCATGCCCATCTGCCCAGACATTGCGACATTGCTTTAGTCCATGCCTGAAAAATTCCACCAGATTAATTAatgttaattaataattaaacccAAATGCTCATATTAATTTCATGCTGCTATAATCATATAAAttcacatataaatatatcataCCAGTGAGTTGACATGTTATATTGTGCATGGCTGGTGACATTAACAAGAAGTGTATCTCCTCTGGCATAAACTGTAGGTCTAGGGAATATCCCATTTACTGTAATAATGGGCATAGAATGGCACAACCTGCTCACATTCTTCacttgaacccaaaaatagatgtggaaataaataaatagattgTAAATACATCATAACATCTATCTATAGTTTGCCATTATGGCCAACGGGGTCTAGACTAGTGGATCTCAAGTTCGAACTCCCATGGCACTTTGATTGTGTGTGAAAAATCCTCATTTCCGGgtgtttagactatcgcttgtttttttttaatttttatatatttaaatttgcaattatgaAGTGCTCACATCAAATTGGTATGTCTTCAAAGCAGCTCTTGCTGGAGTTAAAAAGAACCCAACTAAACATAACAAGAAAAGTGCAAAACCGCAGCAGAAATTGTCAGGGCCGGCCCTGACATTTTGGTGGCCCACGTCCAAAACTTAAATGAGGCTCTtagtatatatgtttttttaattatttaattatttatagtACTTTGCTcattcctttttcattttatgaatAGGGGGCAAAGTCCCAGAAAACAACTAAGCCTGCTTAAATAGAATAATTCCATTCaactaacaaaaaagaaaaaatcaaaagtacATGATccataaacaacaaaaatcatatttaGGCTCTCATAGAGCTtctaaaatttcaacaaaacaaaacaaaagttctCAAGTAGCTTAGTGGCTCTTCAATAGGGCTTAGTTCTCAAGTGGCTCAATTGTACACAAAAAACTGCTTTGACTTCCACTCCATCATCTAcaaatcaaaaaacaaaagcaataacattaaaaatacaaacaatcactaaattttttttatcttctagCATTTTGAGAAGCAAAATCATCAACAACCTCTTCAAAATCAATATTTTCCATCATATTCTTTTCAATAAATAAGATTGCCAATCCATTTAACCTTTCTTATGCGAttgtattaattttaattttgaaaaacttcTTTCTGCAGATGCCATAGTTATTGGCAAAGTCAGTATAATTCTATAAGCAATTGAGACATTTGGAAAACAATCCACAACTTTTACAAACTTAAGAATTTCAACGGCTGTCTTTGTCTCTTTCAATAAATACATTTGTAACACTTCCAatttagaaaacaaataatcaaCATTAATATCAGATTCATTATCATGTGTTAAAGCAGCTTCAAGATTTCTACAACATTCACGCAATCTACTATAATTCATTTGAAATAAATTCTTAGgatcaaacaaaaaatcaaaactgcCTTATTTCTAATTGTTCAAATCTACTCCTCAACGAAGGAATTGCAGCAttaacaacaacaagaaaataattaacccTAAAAGATTCTTCAGCAGATTGAAATGTCTCTTTATGGTCATTttcatcaaattatttttttcttcgacTTTGACCTTTTTCAGGAAATACAGGGTCAATTTCCATCTTTGATGCAATCTCTTTAGCAAAAAATAGGGCCGATGTTTCCCTATAGTCTACAAAATAAGAAACCAGCCACTTCAAATGTTTTATTGCAACATCAATTTGCATATCTCCATATTGCCATTTTTGGCTAAccaagtcaaatttttttcaaaatgttaCGCCGTATACTCATGcctaacaaaaattcaaagctTTCAAGTCCATGTGCAGCTAAAGATTCAGCTTCACTCTTTGTTTTTGCCTCTTCACTAACCCTAGACAATTCAAACAAAGCTTCTCTTATATCATCAGTTTGGGTTATTATGGCTTTAACACTATTAATATGACTTTCCCATCTTGTTGTTGACAATGGTTTAAGAGTTAATCCATGGACATGATCTTGAAAAAATTTCCACCTCTTTGTAGAACTAGCAAATAGAGTATACATGCGTTGCACAACACCAAAAAATGACACAGCTTTAACACAAGAGTTTACCATATCACAAACTTTTAAATTAAGAGAATGACAAGTGCATGGCATATAAAATGCCCTAAGAATAATTTTAAGAAACCTTTTTGGCACACCAttgtttttccctttcatGTTAGCTCAATTACCATAACCTTGGCCACTTACATTATTAATATCAAGTTCAAGACACTTTAATACAACTTGTAACTCATTAAAAATCTCACATCCAGATGTATCATCCACTTTCAAGAACTCTAAAAAAATACTCTTCTACTTTTATGGGAGCATTTGACACATCTTCACAGCGAATTATTAAAGTCATTTGCTTATGGTGATTTACATCCGTAGTACAACCAAGTATTacagaaaaatattttgcctctttgattttttcaattatatcaCTTCTAACCTTGGAGCCTAACATACCAATAAactcattttgaattttatgacTAAGATATGATAATGAATCTCATTATTTTGAATACATCTAAAATGCTCTTGCAATACCAAATAAAATTCCGCAATTAATTCAAGCAGTCCCAAAAAGTTACCATTGTTATCTTGGTAAATTTTTTCATTCTCTCCACGAAAAGCTAAATTTCCTTTAGCAAGGCATCTCATAACAGAAATTATTCTTACTAAAACCAGTTTCCAATGTTCCTTCTCTTTTATAATTTGCACTTGTAGCTTTTTATCAAttgtttcattctttttcaatcTAATTTGCATGTCAATCCAAGTTCTCATGTTATTGATATGCTCACTACTAGTTTCATGTTGTTTAAGCCTCTCACTTAAACGTTTCCAATCATTAAAAAGAAcaatattgattaaaaaatattaaaaagcaaaagggagtgtaagtggagaaaaaaagagtggAAAAATCAGATCCCAAAAGATAATCAAATGAAGATTTAATCTCTATATGAATAGCAAATTCTCGCATATTATATAGTATGTGGTTAAACTATTAATTTGAATCGATGATACAAtctcaaattttattataatccACTATAAATTACGACCTTTACATTGGAGTGAGATATACGAACAAGCAAAATATGTTCGTATATCTATGGTAAAATTCCGATTAAAATGTTTTGCAGCATTGATGTAACCAGTTTCATTTCTCTATTTAAACTATTTAAAGTCCGTAATACTATGGTAAGCGAAACAATAACCACCTTTCTGAGCTTTGGgaccagtttttttttttttttccattatcTGGTCGTATTGAGTC
Above is a window of Prunus persica cultivar Lovell chromosome G2, Prunus_persica_NCBIv2, whole genome shotgun sequence DNA encoding:
- the LOC18786711 gene encoding uncharacterized protein LOC18786711; amino-acid sequence: MRTWIDMQIRLKKNETIDKKLQVQIIKEKEHWKLVLVRIISVMRCLAKGNLAFRGENEKIYQDNNGNFLGLLELIAEFYLVLQEHFRCSKVRSDIIEKIKEAKYFSVILGCTTDCLELDINNVSGQDHVHGLTLKPLSTTRWESHINSVKAIITQTDDIREALFELSRVSEEAKTKSEAESLAAHGLESFEFLLGMNYRETSALFFAKEIASKMEIDPMMEWKSKQFFVYN
- the LOC109947243 gene encoding uncharacterized protein LOC109947243; this encodes MSVKGASSSSSSGSGQSKKNWKTKRNKWEDKPNSGGKQNWKNENWRNDQNKGTCKHCNKLYYGECWFKDKFKCHRCSKFGQISRNCTRNIQNKSGPIAHFAKNQASERTNMFYASHSLSKPTDFGVWYVDSRCSNHMTSHESLLSNIDRSLKCKMKIGIGELVQASGKRTHVIELKNGPRYIQEVMIVLGLDENLLSVGQMIEHGYWLLFGDSMVNIYANRELKELVANVSMKGNRCFPMKFEFMNLVIANRAAVG